From the Paludisphaera mucosa genome, one window contains:
- a CDS encoding MBOAT family O-acyltransferase: protein MLFNTYQFAYFFLLLFPAYWSLRRFPRLQNGLLLAAGYYFYACWNPKFLALLLLSTVMDYACGIWVDRAEDPRRRKVVVGLSMALNLGLLGYFKYYNFFAESLQAALAKLDVSVSLTQLNVVLPIGISFYTFQSMSYVIDVYRRDLKPTRDFIQFATFVSFFPHLVAGPIMRPTSLLPQVASPRRFHLTQFYEGVYLIFWGLVKKIVVADNLAVLVDSLFGRWQTLDGGTTLLAVYAFAFQIYGDFSGYTDIARGVAKCLGFELALNFNLPYFATSPKDFWNRWHISLSHWLRDYLYFPLGGGRGTKIMVYRNLMITMILGGLWHGAAWTYVFWGVYQGLLLVGHRIATPWLERIQPTDPVDARCWKALRIVVTFHLVCVGWLIFRADSMEQVLGMLSAVASRPAIPAAASLVPVLVIVLPLMLVQSCQYLSKELAFIARTPWYVRSGFYTACFYALVLGGAFGGGKQFIYFQF from the coding sequence ATGCTCTTCAATACCTATCAATTTGCATATTTTTTTCTGTTGCTCTTCCCCGCCTACTGGTCTCTTCGACGATTCCCTCGACTTCAGAACGGCCTCCTGCTCGCGGCCGGTTATTACTTTTACGCCTGCTGGAACCCGAAATTCCTGGCGTTGCTGCTGCTGTCCACGGTGATGGACTACGCCTGCGGAATCTGGGTCGACCGCGCCGAGGATCCGAGACGCCGCAAGGTGGTCGTCGGGCTGAGCATGGCCCTGAACCTCGGATTGCTCGGATACTTCAAGTATTACAACTTCTTCGCGGAGAGCCTGCAGGCGGCGCTGGCGAAGCTGGACGTCTCCGTCTCGTTGACCCAGCTGAACGTGGTGCTTCCGATCGGCATCTCGTTCTACACGTTCCAGTCGATGAGCTACGTGATCGACGTCTACCGCCGCGACCTCAAGCCGACGCGCGACTTCATCCAGTTCGCGACGTTCGTGTCGTTCTTCCCCCACCTGGTCGCCGGGCCGATCATGCGTCCGACCTCGCTCCTGCCGCAGGTGGCTTCCCCCCGGCGCTTCCATCTCACGCAGTTCTACGAGGGCGTGTACCTGATCTTCTGGGGCCTCGTCAAGAAGATCGTAGTCGCCGACAATCTGGCCGTGTTGGTGGACTCGCTCTTCGGCCGCTGGCAGACCCTCGACGGGGGAACCACCCTACTCGCCGTCTATGCGTTCGCCTTCCAGATCTACGGCGACTTCTCAGGCTATACGGACATCGCCCGGGGCGTGGCCAAGTGCCTCGGCTTCGAGCTGGCCCTGAATTTCAACCTCCCCTACTTCGCCACCAGCCCGAAAGACTTCTGGAACCGCTGGCACATCAGCCTGTCGCACTGGCTCCGCGACTACCTCTACTTCCCGCTGGGGGGGGGTCGCGGGACCAAGATCATGGTCTACCGCAACCTGATGATCACCATGATCCTCGGCGGCCTGTGGCACGGGGCGGCCTGGACTTATGTGTTCTGGGGCGTTTATCAGGGGCTCTTGCTCGTCGGCCACCGGATCGCGACCCCGTGGCTCGAGCGAATTCAGCCCACCGATCCCGTCGATGCTCGATGCTGGAAGGCCCTGCGGATCGTCGTCACCTTCCACCTGGTCTGCGTCGGCTGGCTGATCTTCCGCGCCGATTCGATGGAGCAGGTCCTGGGCATGCTTTCGGCCGTCGCGTCTCGGCCGGCCATCCCCGCGGCGGCCTCGCTCGTCCCCGTCCTCGTGATCGTCCTCCCCCTGATGCTGGTCCAATCGTGCCAGTATCTCTCGAAAGAACTCGCATTCATCGCGCGGACTCCCTGGTATGTCCGCAGCGGTTTCTACACGGCGTGCTTCTATGCTCTCGTGCTCGGGGGAGCCTTCGGCGGCGGCAAGCAGTTCATCTACTTCCAGTTCTAG
- a CDS encoding peptidylprolyl isomerase, with protein sequence MLRGIILGLGACLALGSPVAAQSDDDKPQVELNTSAGKIVVELDAKKAPITVENFLKYVDAGFYDNLIFHRVISGFMIQGGGHDDKLKEKTDGVRGTIKNESSNGLSNKRGTIAMARKNDPNSASCQFFINHADNLPLDTYGGGYTVFGKVVEGLDVVDAIAKSPVTDRGGMENVPVKPVYITSAKRVKK encoded by the coding sequence TTGCTTCGCGGCATCATCCTCGGACTTGGAGCCTGTCTGGCCCTCGGCTCTCCGGTCGCCGCTCAATCGGACGACGACAAGCCCCAGGTGGAGCTGAACACCTCCGCGGGCAAGATCGTCGTGGAACTCGACGCCAAGAAGGCCCCGATCACGGTCGAGAACTTCCTCAAGTACGTCGACGCCGGCTTCTACGACAACCTGATCTTCCACCGGGTGATCTCGGGGTTCATGATCCAGGGCGGCGGCCACGACGACAAGCTGAAGGAGAAGACCGACGGCGTCCGCGGGACCATCAAGAACGAGTCGAGCAACGGCCTGTCGAACAAGCGCGGGACGATCGCGATGGCCCGCAAGAACGACCCCAACTCGGCGTCTTGCCAGTTCTTCATCAACCACGCCGACAACCTGCCCCTCGACACCTACGGCGGCGGCTACACGGTCTTCGGCAAGGTGGTCGAGGGCCTCGACGTGGTCGACGCCATCGCCAAGTCGCCGGTCACCGATCGCGGCGGGATGGAGAACGTCCCGGTCAAGCCGGT